The Engraulis encrasicolus isolate BLACKSEA-1 chromosome 4, IST_EnEncr_1.0, whole genome shotgun sequence genome includes a window with the following:
- the ccdc135 gene encoding dynein regulatory complex subunit 7 yields MEASTDEDKEGVAPDQDDDLKMDYAREELEELDRALSAVKIDTSALTMPVKLDGEYLKNCPHTYKTNTKKEKILIALAENFRRQYAHIYPDRKPLLLCPLNECGVEKFVSTTLRPTVLSYPVFFSWEGCANFVADFLSLEPLDPPTDPPLHLYSPTHVLKTRRGSCFDFSNLLCSLLLAAGYNAYCVSGYATKDLCLLNLNRQDCPLLAKSQKDEVEQEAPAVLKYSVKPPRDLSSAFERRQEEMRQKEAQAARLKKQQEADRLQEELEKPPPDPLYGLRVHCWVLVKCGAREVPEDFFIEPLSGKTFTTSNQNFLGIESAWNHLNYWINMQDCRHGCKDMVFDLGDPVKWEYMLCGDTSQSLLLMQSTKKQEFEDEEEEKEDTKVFQMPQSWVKELQISQQDMEMRFPGGVKVIPYRKAKLEKFAPYLLKDGLVTRLTTYHDLDCTEVNIVKEWYQNRNDHLEERELRKAGNVTLEHFRRGRSFSLKHHRYVTLTPDSDREMEFYSQARADGLARRVEKDSEMTEYFDDRPDFLYYRHIVFGKRKRVAIVEQVVDQGHRPLVKVVERFHRDSSKAASEDIAERIFLVSEHRIQVTYHRDADRIIPAWRNFTKPNDSGDTQQKQVFKPEMASTFQVDPFQKPSKNLFLYKTLVDQMKAEEKVAQRIKDSEKEVRAILDIRGHEEKNVELHISIYNTARNDKARKHREALERLAEEARLLQEEKELDYLAPFLAQLGDPEKLTRSMAQRLRMECLADIKQRLIDKANLIQSRFEKETQELQQKQQWYQKNQANMNKEDEDQYLAYCSDAMFRIHVLKLRLNRHKDRATQKYLALDEKLRRDHRLAPLL; encoded by the exons ATGGAGGCTTCCACCGATGAGGACAAAGAGGGGGTTGCACCAGATCAAGATGATGACCTGAAGATGGATTATGCTCGGGAGGAACTGGAAGAGCTGGACCGTGCTCTCAGCGCAGTGAAAATAGATACAAGTGCACTAACTAT GCCTGTCAAGTTGGACGGGGAGTACCTGAAGAACtgtccacacacatacaagacGAATACCAAGAAGGAGAAGATCCTGATCGCCCTGGCGGAAAACTTCCGTCGTCAGTACGCCCACATCTACCCGGACCGCAAGCCGCTGCTGCTCTGCCCCCTCAATGAGTGTGGGGTGGAG AAGTTTGTGAGTACAACACTGCGCCCAACAGTGTTGTCCTATCCGGTGTTCTTCAGCTGGGAGGGGTGTGCTAACTTTGTGGCCGACTTCCTATCTCTGGAGCCGTTGGACCCTCCCACAGATCCA CCCCTGCACCTGTACTCCCCCACCCACGTGCTGAAGACCAGGAGGGGATCCTGCTTCGACTTCTCCAACCTGCTGTGCAGCCTGCTGCTGGCCGCCGGCTACAACGCCTACTGCGTCAGCGGCTACGCCACCAAGGACCTCTGCCTGCTCAACCTCAACCGTCAGGACTGCCCCCTGCTGGCCAAGAGCCAGAAG gatgaAGTGGAGCAGGAGGCCCCGGCGGTGCTGAAGTACTCTGTGAAGCCTCCGCGGGACCTGAGCAGCGCCTTCGAGCGGCGGCAGGAGGAGATGAGGCAGAAGGAGGCGCAGGCAGCACGCCTCAAAAAACAACAGGAGGCCGACCGCCTGCAGGAg GAACTGGAGAAGCCTCCACCTGACCCCCTGTACGGGCTGCGTGTGCACTGCTGGGTGCTGGTGAAGTGCGGTGCCCGCGAGGTGCCCGAGGACTTCTTCATCGAACCGCTGAGCGGCAAGACCTTCACCACTTCCAACCAGAACTTCCTGGGCATCGAGAGCGCCTGGAACCACCTCAACTATTGGATCAACATGCAGGACTGCCGACATGGCTGCAAG GACATGGTCTTCGACCTGGGAGATCCAGTCAAATGGGAGTACATGCTTTGTGGAGACACCAGCCAATCACTCTTACTCATGCAATCCACAAAGAAGCAGGAGTTTGAGgacgaggag gaggagaaggaggacaccAAGGTGTTTCAGATGCCCCAGTCCTGGGTCAAAGAACTCCAAATCTCACAGCAag ATATGGAGATGCGTTTCCCAGGAGGTGTGAAGGTTATACCGTACCGCAAGGCTAAGCTGGAAAAGTTTGCCCCGTACCTGCTGAAGGACGGCCTGGTCACACGCCTCACCACCTACCACGACCTCGACT gcactGAGGTAAATATTGTGAAAGAGTGGTACCAGAACAGGAACGACCATTTGGAGGAGCGAGAACTGCGGAAGGCCGGAAATGTCACGCTGGAACATTTCAGACGGGGAAGAAGCTTCTCACTAAAAC ATCACAGGTATGTGACCCTGACGCCGGATTCGGACCGCGAGATGGAGTTCTACAGCCAGGCTCGAGCAGACGGGCTGGCTCGCCGGGTCGAGAAAGATTCTGAGATGACCGAATACTTTGACGACCGGCCCGACTTCCTCTACTACCGGCACATTGTGTTCGGCAAGCGCAAGAGAGTCGCCATTGTAGAACAAGTTGTGGACCAGGGACATCGCCCTCTAGTG AAGGTGGTAGAGCGCTTCCATAGGGACAGCTCAAAGGCGGCCAGTGAGGACATAGCAGAGCGCATCTTCCTGGTGTCAGAGCACCGTATCCAGGTGACGTACCACCGTGACGCCGACCGCATCATCCCCGCCTGGAGGAACTTCACCAAGCCCAACGACTCCGGAGACACGCAGCAGAAACAGGTCTTCAAGCCGGAGATGGCCTCCACGTTTCag gtagaCCCATTTCAGAAGCCCAGTAAGAACCTGTTTCTCTACAAGACACTGGTGGACCAGATGAAAGCGGAGGAGAAGGTTGCTCAGAGGATCAAGGACTCTGAGAAAGAG GTGAGGGCTATCCTTGATATACGCGGGCATGAGGAGAAGAACGTTGAGCTGCACATTTCCATTTACAACACAGCCCGAAACGACAAGGCTCGCAAACATCGGGAAGCACTG gagcGCTTGGCTGAGGAGGCGCGCCTactgcaggaggagaaggagctggACTACCTGGCCCCCTTCCTGGCGCAGCTGGGTGATCCGGAGAAGCTCACCCGCTCCATGGCCCAGCGGCTGCGCATGGAGTGCCTGGCCGACATCAAGCAGCGCCTCATAGACAAGGCCAACCTCATCCAGTCACGCTTTGAGAAG GAGACCCAGGAactgcagcagaagcagcagtggTACCAGAAGAACCAGGCCAACATGAACAAAGAGGACGAGGACCAATACCTGGCCTACTGCTCAGACGCCATGTTCCGCATCCACGTCCTCAAGCTGCGCCTCAATAG GCATAAAGATCGGGCTACGCAGAAGTACCTCGCTCTGGATGAGAAGCTCAGACGGGACCATAGGCTTGCCCCCCTCCTGTAG
- the uba2 gene encoding SUMO-activating enzyme subunit 2 encodes MVQLVGSLRKELADSVSSCRVLVVGAGGIGCELLKNLVLTGFKNIEVIDLDTIDVSNLNRQFLFQKKHVGKSKSQVAKESVLQFCPSANITAYHDSIMNPDYNVEFFRQFALVMNALDNRAARNHVNRMCLAADIPLIESGTAGYLGQVTVIKKGQTECYECQPKPTQKTFPGCTIRNTPSEPIHCIVWAKYLFNQLFGEEDADQEVSPDTADPEARWDSAEAAAKASSSEQDGDIKRVSTREWARSTGYDPVKIFNKLFKDDIRYLLTMDKLWKKRKAPLPLDWEELLKQVNPAEAVNLSGLKDQQVLGVHGYAQMFSSSVDTLRGDLQQKGDGSELVWDKDDAPAMDFVTAAANLRMHVFSMNMKSRFDVKSMAGNIIPAIATTNAIIAGLLVLEALKILNGEMDKCRTIFLNKQPNPRKKLLVPCALDPPNSNCYVCASRPEVTVRLNTQKTTVLTLQDRILKERFGMVAPDVQIEDGKGTILISSEEGETEANNKKFLSDFGIRNGSRLQSDDFLQDYTLQVNILHSEELEKDVEFEVVGEVPEKGPGPSSASAPAAEDGKSITNGNKDSAQPSTSSKAVEEDDDILLLDSEDEEPSSSSAMDTSATSSSSQKRKHADAETGESGESSSKRKRLEQPSSTNQDEDDDDIIALD; translated from the exons ATGGTTCAGTTAGTGGGGTCTCTTCGCAAAGAACTCGCCGATTCTGTCTCTAGCTGCCGGGTGCTGGTGGTTGGAGCTGGAGGAATAGGCTGTGAGCTTCTTAAAAATCTGGTGCTCACCGGTTTCAAAAACATAGAAGTG ATCGACTTGGACACCATAGATGTCAGTAACCTGAACAGGCAGTTCCTCTTCCAGAAGAAACATGTGGGGAAATCCAAGTCACAG GTGGCGAAGGAAAGCGTGCTGCAGTTCTGCCCGTCTGCAAACATCACAGCGTACCATGACAGCATCATGAA TCCGGACTACAATGTGGAGTTCTTCAGGCAGTTTGCGCTGGTCATGAACGCACTTGACAACAGAG CGGCTCGTAACCACGTCAACAGAATGTGTCTGGCAGCAGACATCCCCTTGATCGAGAGTGGCACAGCTGGGTACCTGGGCCAAGTTACAGTCATAAAGAAG GGTCAAACGGAGTGCTATGAGTGCCAGCCTAAGCCCACGCAGAAGACATTCCCTGGGTGTACCATCCGCAACACCCCCTCTGAGCCCATCCACTGTATCGTCTGGGCCAAGTACCTCTTCAA CCAGTTGTTTGGAGAAGAGGATGCTGATCAGGAGGTATCCCCTGATACGGCAGATCCTGAGGCCAGAT gggaCTCTGCGGAGGCTGCAGCGAAGGCCAGCTCCTCTGAGCAGGACGGAGACATCAAGCGTGTTAGCACCAGGGAATGGGCCCGCTCTACTGGATACGACCCAGTCAAGATCTTCAACAAG ttGTTTAAAGATGACATCCGGTACCTTCTGACAATGGACAAGCTGTGGAAGAAGAGGAAAGCCCCACTGCCCTTGGACTGGGAGGAGTTGCTGAAGCAAG TGAACCCGGCCGAGGCCGTGAACCTGAGCGGGCTGAAGGACCAGCAGGTGCTGGGTGTCCATGGCTACGCCCAGATGTTCAGCAGCAGCGTGGACACCCTCAGAGGAGACCTCCAGCAGAAAGGAGATGGATCTGAACTGGTGTGGGACAAG GACGACGCTCCAGCCATGGACTTTGTGACTGCAGCAGCCAACCTGCGCATGCACGTCTTCAGCATGAACATGAAGAGCCGCTTTGACGTGAAAT CCATGGCGGGTAACATCATCCCGGCCATCGCCACCACCAATGCCATCATCGCCGGCCTCCTCGTGCTCGAGGCCCTCAAGATCCTCAACGGAGAGATGGACAAGTGccgcacg ATTTTCCTGAACAAGCAGCCCAACCCGCGTAAGAAACTGCTGGTCCCCTGTGCCCTGGACCCTCCCAACTCCAACTGCTACGTGTGTGCCAGCCGGCCCGAGGTGACCGTGAGGCTCAACACCCAGAAGACCACCGTCCTCACCCTGCAGGACCGG attctGAAGGAGCGGTTTGGAATGGTGGCACCAGATGTCCAGATCGAGGACGGCAAAGGCACCATCCTCATCTCCTCAGAGGAGGGAGAGACCGAGG CAAACAATAAGAAGTTCTTGTCTGACTTTGGGATCCGAAACGGCAGCCGTCTCCAGTCTGATGACTTCCTCCAGGACTACACTCTTCAGGTCAACATCCTCCACAG tGAGGAGCTGGAGAAGGATGTGGAGtttgaggtggtgggggaggttcCAGAGAAAGGCCCCGGCCCCTCCTCAGCATCAGCACCGGCAGCAGAGGATGGCAAGAGCATCACCAACGGCAACAAAGACTCCGCCCAGCCCTCTACCTCATCTAAAG ctgtggaggaggatgatgacATTCTCCTCCTGGACTCTGAAGATGAAGAGCCATCCTCCAGCTCCGCCATGGACACCTCCGCCACCTCCTCGTCGTCACAGAAACGCAAGCATGCCGACGCAGAGACGGGAGAATCGGGCGAGAGCTCCTCCAAGCGCAAGCGTCTGGAGCAGCCGTCCTCCACCAATCAGGATGAAGACGACGATGACATCATTGCCCTGGATTGA